Proteins found in one Limnohabitans sp. TEGF004 genomic segment:
- the gluQRS gene encoding tRNA glutamyl-Q(34) synthetase GluQRS has protein sequence MPYIGRFAPSPTGPLHAGSLVAALASWLDARAHGGQWLVRIEDVDTPRCIAGADQLILQQLATCGLVSDAPVMWQSQRGDAYQAALDALIAKGWAYPCGCSRKEIEDAQALMGHTRERHTAAVYPGTCRNGLNGKTARAWRLNVQRVIDDLKLPTPLTWQDRLLGPQQQDVAQEVGDFVLRRADGLWAYQLAVVVDDAAQGITHIVRGADLTDNTARQIVLQRVLGLPTPSYMHTPLVLGENGEKLSKQNGAEALDLSNPLAALNAAAARLNLAPQSGSLTEALTHWVKAYEKSM, from the coding sequence TTGCCGTACATCGGTCGATTCGCTCCCTCACCCACGGGCCCGCTACATGCGGGCTCGCTCGTTGCTGCCCTTGCCAGTTGGCTAGACGCGCGCGCGCACGGCGGCCAATGGCTGGTGCGCATCGAAGACGTGGACACACCGCGCTGCATAGCAGGCGCAGACCAACTCATCCTGCAACAACTCGCCACCTGTGGGCTCGTGTCTGACGCACCCGTGATGTGGCAATCGCAACGCGGCGATGCCTACCAAGCCGCGCTAGATGCCTTGATCGCCAAAGGCTGGGCCTACCCCTGTGGTTGCTCACGCAAAGAAATTGAAGACGCGCAAGCCTTAATGGGCCACACGCGTGAGCGCCACACAGCAGCCGTCTACCCCGGCACATGCCGCAACGGCTTGAATGGCAAAACTGCACGTGCATGGCGACTGAACGTGCAGCGCGTCATCGACGATCTGAAGCTGCCCACGCCTTTGACATGGCAAGACCGTTTGCTCGGGCCACAACAACAAGACGTAGCTCAAGAGGTGGGCGACTTCGTGTTGCGCCGCGCTGACGGCCTGTGGGCCTACCAGCTCGCCGTGGTGGTGGACGACGCTGCACAAGGCATCACCCACATCGTGCGCGGCGCGGACCTGACCGACAACACTGCAAGGCAAATCGTGTTGCAACGTGTGCTGGGCTTGCCCACACCGAGCTACATGCACACGCCGCTGGTGTTGGGTGAGAACGGGGAAAAGCTGAGTAAGCAAAACGGTGCTGAGGCCTTGGACCTCTCCAACCCTTTGGCTGCACTGAATGCC